A DNA window from Streptomyces sp. 71268 contains the following coding sequences:
- a CDS encoding ABC transporter substrate-binding protein: MITPGAGQSPGSVPTARSSSAASPGSPGYPPRPARAVAEPVRDAWFGGAVDVPHTRSPGGRPGHLAEATATVLALDGLRLAELRALRRSSQAEEADLSYVRRLLQGRIDIIRAELAHRAAPSAPAPVADPPRTVVDRLSEILTDGPTRHRSSARHVTLGTPRNGPYRQLAEEMLAEVELSDLQARTDEELDRAMGRLTAYEQRVSGRRQQLQRTADDCGAEITRRYREGEAQVDDLLP; the protein is encoded by the coding sequence ATGATTACACCCGGCGCCGGGCAGTCTCCCGGCTCCGTACCAACCGCTCGGTCGTCGTCCGCGGCGAGTCCGGGGAGCCCCGGGTATCCGCCGCGGCCGGCACGTGCCGTGGCGGAGCCGGTGCGGGACGCGTGGTTCGGCGGGGCGGTCGACGTGCCGCACACGCGCTCGCCCGGCGGGCGACCCGGGCACCTCGCGGAGGCGACCGCGACCGTGTTGGCCCTGGACGGGTTGCGCCTGGCCGAACTGCGCGCGCTGCGCCGCAGCTCGCAGGCGGAGGAGGCGGACCTGAGCTACGTACGCCGGCTGCTCCAGGGGCGGATCGACATCATCCGCGCCGAGCTGGCGCACCGCGCGGCGCCCAGCGCGCCGGCTCCGGTGGCCGACCCGCCGCGCACGGTCGTGGACCGGCTCTCGGAGATCCTGACCGACGGGCCGACCCGGCACCGTTCGTCGGCCCGGCACGTGACGCTGGGCACGCCGCGCAACGGCCCGTACCGGCAACTGGCCGAGGAGATGCTGGCCGAGGTGGAGCTGTCGGACCTGCAGGCCAGGACGGACGAGGAGCTGGACCGGGCGATGGGCCGGCTCACCGCCTACGAGCAGCGGGTCTCCGGGCGGCGGCAGCAGTTGCAGCGGACGGCGGACGATTGCGGGGCCGAGATCACCCGCAGGTACCGTGAGGGGGAAGCCCAAGTCGACGACCTGCTCCCGTGA
- a CDS encoding asparaginase — protein MSSATSSPSAAADPAQPADIPPVLAEVVRSGFVEGRHRGSLVVLDADGGVDWALGTVDAPVFPRSTNKPMQAAAVLRAGLDLAGERLALAAASHSGEGFHLDLVRRMMAEAELPPGALRTPPDLPLDPVEAEAYLASGQVRDRVTMNCSGKHTAMLAACAINGWPLETYLEPEHPLQRLVRQVVEETSGEPVTREGVDGCGAPLLAISLTGLARAFRAFVRAEPGTPERRVADAMRAHPEYVAGTRRADTWLMREVPGTLAKMGAEAVQAVALPDGRALAFKLDDGGTRALGPVLARVLTRMGVDAPVVARIADAPLLGGGERVGEVRAAF, from the coding sequence ATGTCCTCCGCCACCTCCTCTCCCTCCGCCGCCGCTGACCCCGCTCAGCCGGCCGACATACCCCCGGTCCTCGCCGAGGTCGTACGCTCCGGCTTCGTCGAGGGCCGACACCGAGGCTCCCTCGTGGTGCTCGACGCCGACGGCGGCGTGGACTGGGCGCTCGGGACGGTGGACGCGCCGGTCTTCCCTCGGTCGACCAACAAGCCGATGCAGGCGGCGGCCGTGTTGCGGGCCGGCCTCGACCTGGCCGGCGAGCGGCTGGCGCTCGCGGCGGCCAGCCACTCGGGCGAGGGCTTCCACCTGGACCTGGTGCGCCGGATGATGGCCGAGGCCGAGTTGCCGCCGGGCGCCCTGCGTACCCCGCCGGACCTGCCGCTCGACCCGGTCGAGGCGGAGGCGTACCTGGCCTCGGGGCAGGTCAGGGACCGCGTCACGATGAACTGCTCGGGCAAGCACACGGCCATGCTCGCGGCCTGCGCGATCAACGGCTGGCCGCTGGAGACCTACCTCGAGCCCGAGCACCCGCTCCAGCGCCTGGTGCGGCAGGTGGTGGAGGAGACCAGCGGCGAGCCGGTGACGCGGGAGGGTGTCGACGGGTGTGGGGCCCCGCTGCTCGCGATCTCGCTGACCGGCCTGGCCCGCGCGTTCCGCGCGTTCGTGCGCGCGGAGCCCGGGACGCCGGAGCGGCGGGTCGCGGACGCGATGCGGGCGCACCCGGAGTACGTGGCGGGTACCCGCCGCGCGGACACCTGGCTGATGCGTGAGGTGCCCGGCACGCTGGCCAAGATGGGTGCCGAGGCGGTGCAGGCGGTGGCGCTGCCGGACGGGCGGGCGCTGGCGTTCAAGCTCGACGACGGCGGCACCCGGGCCCTTGGTCCCGTGCTGGCGCGGGTGCTGACCCGGATGGGCGTGGACGCGCCGGTCGTCGCCCGGATCGCGGACGCCCCGCTGCTCGGTGGCGGCGAGCGGGTCGGTGAGGTACGAGCGGCCTTCTGA
- a CDS encoding GNAT family N-acetyltransferase: MALDIRTITDAEVADWLRACNTGFLLDPVISEEEVELRRPGLNLDRTQGAFDDGRCVGCFRSFAQELTSVGGAPVPATAVTNVSIVPTHRRRGLLTEMMGRDLRAAKERGDAVATLLAAEYPIYGRYGFGPATWTTRWTVDIARAGLNAGYARPGDAPLLSAKGRAARIADPGGRVDFVDAAEMLVEGPALHDRLRAERHGMVSRGERVWRLETGELRYPSTKWTEPFHALYRGPDGTVEGLLTYTIEQHWAAKMPENTARVRSLLATTPAAESALWYFLFSVDWVVRVDTWYRAPDDVLPLLLGDPRAAVPQAQADWVWIRPLDVPHLLQARTYPVEGSLVLDLHDAAGLAGGRFALEAGPDGASCVPTSRDADLSMDIGELGTLWLGDESTTRLVGLGRVEEHHAGAAARADALLRAGRRPWCPDSF, from the coding sequence ATGGCCCTAGACATTCGCACCATCACCGACGCCGAAGTAGCCGACTGGCTCCGCGCCTGCAACACCGGTTTCCTCCTCGACCCCGTGATCAGCGAGGAGGAGGTGGAACTGCGCCGTCCCGGCCTGAACCTGGACCGTACGCAGGGCGCCTTCGACGACGGCCGGTGCGTGGGCTGCTTCCGCAGCTTCGCCCAGGAGCTGACCTCGGTGGGCGGCGCCCCGGTGCCGGCCACCGCGGTCACCAACGTCAGCATCGTCCCCACGCACCGCCGCCGCGGCCTGCTGACCGAGATGATGGGCCGCGACCTGCGCGCCGCCAAGGAGCGCGGCGACGCGGTGGCCACGCTGTTGGCGGCGGAGTACCCGATCTACGGGCGGTACGGGTTCGGCCCGGCCACCTGGACCACCCGGTGGACGGTGGACATCGCCCGGGCCGGCCTGAACGCGGGCTACGCGAGGCCCGGGGACGCCCCGCTGCTCTCGGCCAAGGGGCGGGCCGCGCGGATCGCGGATCCGGGCGGGCGCGTGGACTTCGTCGACGCGGCGGAGATGCTGGTCGAGGGGCCGGCCCTGCACGACCGGCTGCGGGCCGAGCGGCACGGCATGGTCAGCCGCGGTGAGCGGGTGTGGCGCCTGGAGACCGGTGAGCTGCGCTACCCGAGCACCAAGTGGACGGAGCCGTTCCACGCGCTGTACCGGGGGCCCGACGGCACCGTCGAGGGCCTGCTCACGTACACGATCGAGCAGCACTGGGCCGCGAAGATGCCGGAGAACACGGCCCGGGTGCGCTCGCTGCTGGCCACCACGCCGGCGGCGGAGAGCGCGCTGTGGTACTTCCTGTTCTCGGTGGACTGGGTGGTCCGGGTCGACACCTGGTACCGGGCGCCGGATGACGTGCTGCCGCTGCTGCTCGGCGACCCTCGGGCGGCCGTGCCGCAGGCCCAGGCGGACTGGGTGTGGATACGCCCGCTGGACGTGCCCCACCTCCTCCAGGCCCGCACCTACCCGGTCGAGGGCTCGCTCGTGCTCGACTTGCACGACGCGGCGGGCCTGGCCGGCGGGCGCTTCGCGCTGGAGGCCGGCCCCGACGGCGCGAGCTGCGTGCCGACCAGCCGCGACGCGGACCTGAGCATGGACATCGGCGAACTCGGGACGCTGTGGCTCGGCGACGAGTCGACCACCCGGCTGGTTGGCCTCGGCCGCGTCGAGGAGCACCACGCGGGCGCCGCCGCGCGGGCCGACGCGCTGCTGCGGGCCGGGCGCCGCCCGTGGTGCCCGGACTCGTTCTGA